Proteins from one Gemmatimonadaceae bacterium genomic window:
- a CDS encoding minor capsid protein, with amino-acid sequence MNDTTEMFGPEWQLRSIIARARAGETLANDVLRVLRDAHREIAEDVAKLGIDNPTRARYTALLKSIEKIIDEAYADARRVATEGLLQIDAAERAALAGVAVSHPPSIGLELGTQVPRALAVQAAALPHIVDEIPLRGINFGQWWTQGAKAALSRVQDQVQIGLVRGEHPHQIARRVHHAKSKVTGTAGGEAWKGTVKAARTVMRTAVTAVQTRASLDGMRAAGITRVRFEAILDARTSVICAALDDSEYDIDDADLPLPPRHPQCRSALVPIVTWASGPNAGKPVIPRGRSYESWLREQTDTTQNKILGRTRAEAWRKGYVSLGDLIARDSRPLRLTELADQLRPH; translated from the coding sequence ATGAACGACACCACCGAAATGTTCGGCCCGGAGTGGCAGCTCCGGTCCATCATCGCGCGCGCCCGGGCTGGCGAGACCCTCGCCAATGACGTCCTTCGCGTCTTACGCGACGCCCACCGCGAGATCGCGGAGGACGTTGCCAAGCTCGGCATCGACAACCCGACTCGCGCACGGTACACCGCCCTACTGAAGAGCATCGAGAAGATCATCGATGAGGCATACGCCGATGCGCGTAGAGTGGCGACCGAAGGACTCCTGCAGATCGATGCTGCGGAGCGCGCGGCACTCGCCGGAGTGGCCGTCTCGCACCCGCCGTCAATCGGCTTGGAGTTGGGTACGCAGGTTCCTCGCGCGCTCGCGGTGCAGGCGGCAGCCCTGCCGCACATTGTCGACGAGATCCCCCTTCGCGGAATCAACTTCGGTCAGTGGTGGACGCAGGGGGCCAAGGCCGCGCTCAGTCGAGTACAAGATCAGGTGCAGATTGGTCTCGTGCGCGGCGAGCATCCGCACCAGATCGCACGGCGGGTCCATCACGCGAAGAGCAAGGTAACTGGAACAGCGGGCGGCGAGGCCTGGAAGGGAACAGTGAAGGCCGCGCGCACGGTGATGCGAACGGCGGTAACCGCTGTGCAGACGCGGGCCTCCCTTGACGGAATGCGGGCAGCTGGGATCACGCGCGTCCGATTCGAGGCGATCCTCGATGCACGGACCAGCGTCATTTGCGCAGCGTTGGATGACAGCGAGTACGACATCGATGACGCTGATCTTCCACTACCTCCTCGCCATCCGCAGTGCCGTAGCGCGCTGGTGCCGATCGTCACGTGGGCGAGCGGACCGAACGCCGGAAAGCCCGTGATTCCGCGTGGTCGCTCGTACGAATCGTGGCTTCGAGAGCAGACCGACACGACGCAGAACAAGATCCTCGGTCGTACCCGTGCAGAAGCATGGCGAAAGGGATACGTAAGTCTCGGCGATCTTATCGCGCGCGACTCTAGGCCGCTTCGCCTTACTGAGTTGGCGGATCAGCTGCGTCCGCACTGA
- a CDS encoding helix-turn-helix domain-containing protein, producing MDDEDLLLTVKEAAAAVRLAPSTLDKMRTLGTGPEYSKLGGRIFYSTKALARWIQSRTRTAVHTTSDGITRELPKRHAPRSRKPRR from the coding sequence GTGGACGACGAAGACCTCCTCCTGACGGTGAAGGAGGCGGCTGCCGCCGTGCGGCTCGCGCCGTCTACTCTCGACAAGATGCGAACGCTGGGTACCGGCCCCGAGTACTCAAAACTTGGCGGCAGAATTTTCTACTCGACGAAGGCGCTTGCTCGTTGGATTCAGAGCCGCACCCGAACGGCGGTCCATACAACATCCGATGGTATCACCCGCGAACTGCCGAAGCGCCACGCCCCCCGCAGTCGGAAGCCGCGTCGATGA